A genome region from Stenotrophomonas maltophilia includes the following:
- a CDS encoding serine hydrolase domain-containing protein: MNTARWLSSFAALMLAVPVLATTTTTTTTADAVATIEHNARAAHSDAVLVWKDGRTLLEPRPGTGDEPVHLMSATKSVVALAIVLLLDEGKLASLDEPVSNIFAEWKQGRKRDITVRMLLDHTSGLQNLANAGEELEAAPDLVKLALAAELSSDPGTTFSYNNKATNLLPGIVERLAGEPMDAYLEARLFKPLGIARYTWLKDGAGTPLGMAGLSLSARDLATIGQLLLDGGVTQAGTRVLSERSVALLTAASARSPDVGLLWWRIPAWERYELKGQMAGFLAQHEVSDPVQQALLATEGRAFDSRSALIAYMAERLGADWPQHYGSEITGRGLKLSDMFDIQRGPTVAYAANGYLGQHLVIVPQQQVVAVRLIHRRDTHRAPLDDYATFPADVLKLAQALQ, translated from the coding sequence ATGAACACTGCACGATGGCTGTCCAGCTTCGCGGCCTTGATGCTGGCCGTCCCTGTACTGGCCACCACGACCACCACGACCACCACGGCCGACGCCGTCGCGACAATCGAACACAATGCCCGTGCCGCGCATTCGGACGCGGTACTTGTCTGGAAGGATGGAAGAACACTGCTGGAGCCCCGGCCAGGGACGGGCGATGAACCGGTTCACCTCATGTCGGCCACCAAGTCGGTGGTGGCGCTTGCCATCGTGCTTCTGCTGGACGAGGGAAAACTGGCCTCGCTCGACGAGCCGGTAAGCAACATCTTCGCGGAGTGGAAGCAGGGGCGGAAACGGGACATCACGGTACGCATGCTGCTGGACCATACCTCTGGCCTGCAGAACCTGGCCAACGCGGGGGAAGAGCTGGAAGCTGCGCCGGACCTGGTCAAGCTTGCGCTGGCTGCAGAGCTGAGCAGCGATCCAGGCACCACGTTCTCCTACAACAACAAGGCCACCAATCTGCTGCCCGGCATTGTCGAGCGTCTGGCAGGGGAACCGATGGATGCCTACCTTGAGGCGCGCCTTTTCAAGCCGCTGGGCATTGCCCGATATACGTGGTTGAAGGACGGTGCGGGCACGCCCTTGGGCATGGCCGGATTGTCGCTGAGCGCCCGCGATCTGGCGACCATCGGGCAGCTGCTGCTTGATGGCGGCGTCACCCAGGCGGGTACGCGCGTGCTGAGCGAGCGGTCGGTGGCGCTGCTGACGGCAGCAAGTGCCCGCTCGCCGGATGTTGGTCTCCTGTGGTGGCGCATTCCAGCATGGGAGCGTTATGAGCTGAAAGGCCAGATGGCCGGCTTCCTGGCGCAGCATGAAGTCAGCGATCCGGTCCAGCAGGCATTGCTGGCCACCGAGGGCAGGGCATTCGACAGCAGGAGTGCACTGATTGCGTACATGGCCGAGCGACTTGGGGCGGACTGGCCGCAGCACTATGGCAGCGAGATCACCGGTCGTGGACTCAAGCTCTCCGACATGTTCGACATCCAACGCGGCCCAACCGTTGCCTACGCCGCCAATGGCTACCTGGGCCAGCACCTGGTCATCGTTCCGCAACAGCAGGTGGTTGCCGTGCGCCTCATCCACCGACGCGACACCCATCGCGCTCCATTGGATGACTACGCGACGTTCCCGGCGGATGTACTCAAACTGGCCCAGGCGCTTCAGTGA
- a CDS encoding fasciclin domain-containing protein, whose protein sequence is MPALCGHPTEERTVNALQRIAAAVSFAVLVSTASASFAADTVMVGGAEMYPTRTIVENAVNSKDHTTLVAAVKAAGLVDTLNGAGPFTVFAPTNAAFNKLPAGTVDALVKPENKAQLTRILTYHVVPGRFSSAQLLADARKHGGKATLKTVQGEPLTVALHDGMLWVIDAKGGKAGISIADVNQSNGVIHVVDAVLMPK, encoded by the coding sequence ATGCCCGCGCTGTGCGGGCATCCTACCGAGGAACGCACCGTGAACGCTCTTCAGCGCATCGCCGCCGCAGTCAGCTTCGCCGTACTCGTCTCAACCGCTTCCGCCAGCTTCGCCGCAGATACCGTGATGGTTGGCGGGGCCGAGATGTACCCGACCAGGACCATCGTTGAAAACGCTGTGAACTCCAAGGATCACACCACCCTGGTGGCAGCGGTCAAGGCCGCGGGCCTGGTCGATACGCTCAATGGCGCCGGTCCCTTTACTGTCTTCGCACCCACCAATGCCGCCTTCAACAAGCTTCCAGCAGGCACGGTCGATGCACTGGTCAAGCCTGAAAACAAGGCACAGCTCACACGGATCCTCACCTACCACGTGGTGCCAGGACGCTTCAGTTCCGCCCAGCTCCTGGCCGATGCCAGGAAGCACGGTGGAAAAGCCACGCTGAAGACTGTGCAAGGCGAGCCGCTTACCGTCGCACTTCATGACGGCATGTTGTGGGTGATCGACGCCAAGGGCGGCAAAGCAGGTATCAGCATCGCCGACGTCAACCAATCCAACGGCGTCATCCACGTTGTTGATGCTGTGCTGATGCCGAAGTAG
- a CDS encoding carbohydrate porin has product MTRSSRHMLPMAIALALPSLAATADASDVFTPRLAYTGEAAATLDGGKRSGTAYAGQLMFGADVDLDAAFGWRGATIKAYGINRHGTNLANSSTGNSTSVQEIYGGQGTRLANLTIEQKLLNDRLVLEAGRSVANIHHLGSEWCQYFQGNSACGNPTYVFRTSSFTWWPVSSWMADATAWVTPDVYVRVGAYQVDPSQAEDGQHGLKWSTNQATGWVVPYTIGWRSPASARLKARYELGGWQDNSTYRDPLRDANGMSALLSGQEYATRHGRSGAFARFEQQLSSDGSGRGLTLFGAALKGTSGQLIEDHFLQAGLVQKGTFASRPQDSIAFVVTQQKYSSIALENLRLARAAAGGSGTPHGSQVMMELSYGIQVTPQLRVAPNLHYIVHPDQFNEPARQHDLPNALIAGLRVDWSL; this is encoded by the coding sequence ATGACCCGCTCTTCCCGACACATGTTGCCGATGGCGATCGCGCTTGCCCTGCCATCCCTGGCCGCCACCGCAGACGCGAGCGACGTCTTCACTCCCAGGCTCGCCTACACCGGCGAGGCGGCCGCCACGCTTGACGGCGGCAAGCGCAGCGGCACGGCCTATGCCGGCCAGCTGATGTTCGGTGCCGACGTGGACCTGGACGCCGCGTTCGGCTGGCGGGGCGCAACGATCAAGGCTTACGGCATCAACCGCCACGGCACCAATCTCGCCAACAGCAGTACGGGCAACAGCACCTCGGTGCAGGAGATCTACGGTGGCCAGGGAACGCGCCTGGCCAATCTGACGATCGAGCAGAAACTGCTCAACGACCGACTGGTGCTGGAAGCAGGGCGAAGCGTCGCCAACATCCATCATCTCGGTTCGGAGTGGTGCCAGTACTTCCAGGGCAACTCGGCCTGCGGCAACCCGACCTATGTGTTCCGCACCAGCAGCTTCACATGGTGGCCGGTATCGAGCTGGATGGCTGATGCCACGGCATGGGTGACGCCGGATGTCTACGTACGCGTGGGCGCGTACCAGGTCGACCCGAGCCAGGCCGAAGATGGCCAGCACGGCCTGAAATGGAGCACGAACCAGGCCACCGGCTGGGTCGTGCCCTACACGATCGGCTGGCGCAGCCCCGCGTCGGCGCGCTTGAAGGCCCGCTACGAACTGGGTGGCTGGCAGGACAACTCGACCTACCGCGACCCGCTGCGCGATGCCAACGGCATGTCGGCGCTGCTCAGTGGCCAGGAGTACGCGACACGTCATGGTCGCTCCGGTGCGTTCGCCCGGTTCGAGCAGCAGCTCAGCAGCGATGGCAGCGGTCGTGGCCTGACCCTCTTCGGTGCCGCACTCAAGGGTACCTCCGGCCAGTTGATCGAGGATCACTTCCTGCAGGCCGGCCTGGTGCAGAAAGGCACGTTCGCCAGCCGGCCGCAGGACAGCATCGCCTTCGTCGTGACCCAGCAGAAGTACAGCAGCATCGCGCTGGAGAACCTGCGCCTCGCCCGTGCCGCGGCGGGTGGCAGCGGTACCCCGCACGGGAGCCAGGTGATGATGGAACTGAGCTATGGCATCCAGGTCACCCCGCAGCTTCGGGTCGCACCCAACCTGCACTACATCGTGCATCCGGACCAGTTCAACGAACCCGCACGCCAGCATGATCTACCGAATGCGCTGATCGCCGGCCTGCGGGTCGATTGGAGTCTGTAG
- a CDS encoding PTS fructose transporter subunit IIC: protein MHAFTVVIAAGERSIEAVLAAEALRRAARQRGLELMIEIRSDQGVTGALPASNAAAATHLLLVGGGEPDIARFANAEIAHASLGEVLDDPIAALAPLAAARSNDAGTDAGKRIVAVTSCPTGIAHTFMAAEGLQQAAKALGHAIRVETQGSVGAQDALSDEEIAAADLVLIAADREVDLSRFAGKRLFKSGTKPAINDGQNLIRKALAEAGMQAGTATSGRTTEKTKATGPYKHLMTGVSFMLPFVTAGGLLIALAFALGGIYAFDDAHKGTLAWSLFQIGAKSGFMLMVPALAGYIAYSIADRPGIAPGMIGGLVAVNMDAGFIGGILAGFIAGYGVHWINRALRLPRSLEGLKPVLILPVLGTLLVGLLMMYVIGTPVAGLLAWLTDWLRGMQGGSAILLGLLLGGMMAVDMGGPVNKASYAFSTALISSQVYTPMAATMIGGMTPPLGIALATWLFSNRFTAEERGTAGAAGVLGLSFVTEGAIPYAARDPLRTIPALILGSAVAGAISMAAGVELKVPHGGVFVLPIPNAVTHLGIYLLALLAGVAVTAVALRILKKPVTTPA from the coding sequence ATGCACGCTTTCACCGTAGTCATCGCCGCTGGCGAGCGCAGCATCGAGGCGGTTCTTGCCGCCGAAGCGCTGCGCCGCGCCGCCCGCCAGCGCGGGCTCGAGCTGATGATCGAGATCCGCAGCGACCAGGGCGTGACCGGCGCACTGCCTGCATCGAACGCCGCCGCCGCGACGCACCTGCTGCTGGTGGGTGGTGGTGAGCCGGACATCGCGCGCTTCGCCAATGCTGAGATCGCGCATGCCAGCTTGGGCGAGGTACTGGACGACCCGATTGCGGCGCTCGCACCGCTCGCGGCCGCACGGTCGAACGACGCCGGCACGGATGCGGGCAAGCGCATCGTTGCCGTTACTTCCTGCCCCACCGGCATTGCTCACACCTTCATGGCGGCTGAGGGGCTGCAACAGGCCGCCAAGGCGCTGGGCCATGCAATCCGGGTCGAAACCCAGGGCTCGGTCGGCGCGCAGGACGCGTTGAGCGACGAGGAAATCGCGGCTGCTGACCTCGTCCTGATCGCCGCAGACCGCGAAGTCGATCTGTCGCGCTTCGCTGGCAAACGCCTGTTCAAGAGCGGCACCAAACCGGCGATCAACGACGGCCAGAACCTGATCCGCAAGGCGCTGGCCGAGGCCGGCATGCAGGCAGGTACGGCAACTTCAGGGCGCACGACCGAAAAGACCAAGGCCACCGGGCCCTACAAGCACCTGATGACCGGCGTGTCGTTCATGCTGCCGTTCGTCACTGCCGGCGGCCTGCTGATCGCACTGGCATTCGCACTCGGCGGCATCTATGCCTTCGACGATGCCCACAAGGGCACGCTGGCCTGGTCGCTGTTCCAGATCGGGGCCAAGTCCGGCTTCATGTTGATGGTGCCCGCACTGGCCGGTTACATCGCTTACTCCATCGCCGACCGCCCCGGCATTGCGCCCGGCATGATCGGCGGGCTGGTAGCAGTGAACATGGATGCTGGCTTCATCGGCGGCATCCTGGCTGGTTTCATCGCTGGCTACGGCGTGCACTGGATCAACCGTGCGCTGCGCCTGCCGCGCAGCCTGGAAGGCCTCAAACCGGTGCTGATCCTGCCGGTCCTGGGCACGCTGCTGGTCGGCCTGTTGATGATGTACGTGATCGGCACGCCGGTCGCCGGGCTGCTGGCCTGGCTGACCGACTGGCTGCGCGGCATGCAGGGCGGCAGCGCGATCCTGCTTGGCCTGCTGCTGGGCGGAATGATGGCGGTGGACATGGGCGGGCCGGTCAACAAGGCGTCCTACGCGTTCTCTACTGCATTGATTTCCAGCCAGGTCTACACGCCGATGGCGGCGACGATGATCGGCGGCATGACGCCGCCGCTGGGTATTGCACTGGCGACATGGCTGTTCAGCAACCGCTTCACCGCCGAGGAGCGCGGCACGGCCGGTGCTGCCGGCGTGCTTGGCCTCAGTTTCGTGACCGAAGGCGCGATCCCCTACGCCGCGCGTGATCCGCTGCGCACCATTCCAGCGCTGATCCTTGGTTCTGCCGTGGCAGGTGCAATCTCGATGGCCGCTGGCGTCGAGCTGAAGGTGCCGCACGGCGGCGTGTTCGTGCTGCCGATCCCGAACGCAGTCACTCACCTCGGCATCTACCTGTTGGCACTGCTGGCCGGCGTGGCCGTCACTGCGGTCGCGCTGCGCATCCTCAAGAAGCCGGTCACCACGCCGGCCTGA
- a CDS encoding 1-phosphofructokinase family hexose kinase: MNARAVTVTLNPAIDQTVRLASLRPGHVHRARSSRDDAGGKGINVAACLADWGVPTTALGVLGGGNDGVFGTLFSARGIVDGCLRIPGSTRTNIKLVDEEDGETTDINLPGLALDDADLDAVSRRLGALLLPGLPVVLSGSLPSGLPADAWARLQVQAGAAGARVLLDTSGDALAAALSGTAGALPYAVKPNRQELEAWTGTPLLDRSALRVAGQALVERGVALAAISMGTDGALFINRSGALVARPPRLAQGSTVGAGDAMVAGIAAAMLEPALDLAGCARLATAFSMSRLQSGDARRLDPAQVRAWAGDVLIERLD; encoded by the coding sequence ATGAATGCCCGCGCCGTCACCGTTACCTTGAACCCGGCGATCGACCAGACCGTGCGGCTGGCCAGCCTGCGGCCGGGCCATGTGCATCGCGCGCGCAGCAGCCGCGACGATGCGGGTGGCAAGGGCATCAACGTGGCCGCCTGCCTGGCCGACTGGGGCGTGCCGACCACGGCACTGGGCGTACTCGGTGGCGGCAACGACGGTGTGTTCGGTACGTTGTTCTCGGCGCGCGGCATCGTAGATGGCTGCCTGCGTATTCCGGGCAGCACCCGCACCAACATCAAGCTGGTTGACGAGGAAGACGGAGAGACCACCGACATCAACCTGCCCGGCCTGGCACTCGACGATGCCGATCTGGACGCCGTGTCGCGCCGGCTCGGTGCCCTGCTGCTGCCGGGCCTGCCGGTGGTGCTGTCCGGCAGCCTGCCGTCCGGCCTGCCGGCCGACGCATGGGCGCGGCTGCAGGTGCAGGCCGGTGCCGCCGGGGCGCGCGTGCTGCTGGACACCAGTGGCGATGCGCTTGCCGCTGCGTTGAGTGGCACTGCGGGTGCATTGCCCTACGCGGTCAAGCCCAACCGCCAGGAGCTGGAGGCTTGGACCGGCACGCCGCTGCTGGACCGCAGCGCCCTGCGCGTCGCTGGTCAGGCCCTGGTCGAACGCGGGGTGGCGCTCGCAGCGATCTCGATGGGCACCGACGGCGCGCTGTTCATTAATCGCAGCGGCGCGTTGGTCGCACGACCGCCGCGACTGGCCCAGGGCAGCACGGTCGGTGCGGGCGACGCCATGGTCGCCGGCATCGCTGCCGCGATGCTGGAGCCCGCCCTCGATCTGGCCGGCTGCGCACGGCTGGCGACCGCGTTCTCGATGAGCCGGCTGCAAAGCGGTGATGCACGACGGCTGGACCCGGCGCAGGTACGCGCATGGGCCGGCGATGTACTGATCGAGCGGTTGGATTGA
- the ptsP gene encoding phosphoenolpyruvate--protein phosphotransferase: MSPLTSPSPVSRELIRLDARAQDKTDAIAQVAQMLVAAGCVAPGYEASMGRREALANTFLGHGVAIPHGLGEDRHLVRRDGIAVLQLPEGVEWNPGQVTRLVVGIAAQSDTHITLLRRLTRLIQDEAALQRLFTTHDASDIVNALASDVAVTVAHVPVADLAERFDWTIAYPSGLHARPATRWAESARGFTARAQVRAGDQVADAKSLVALLQLGLREGDAVSVSAEGADAPALLAALRKVMNGLVAQEKTDAERAAQRKAAPVAGWNPPEAQAAIVGIGASPGLAIGPVHVLASAQADVADRPAPLGEGGARLQDALGRTRQQLAALQDDTQRRLGASDAAIFKAQAALLDDTDLITRTCQLMVEGHGVAWSWHQAIEQIASGLAALGNPVLAGRAADLRDVGRRVLAQLDPSAAGGGLADLPTQPCILLAADLSPSDTANLDTRRVLGLATALGGPTSHTAILSRTLGLPALVAGGAELLAIQAGREAIIDGSIGRLYLSPSEADLASARAWIAEQQQIRAREAAQRAQPAQTTDGHRIDIGANVNLPEQVPLALEQGAEAVGLMRTEFLFLERGSTPSEDEQYATYMAMAKALDGRPLIVRALDIGGDKQVAHLELPHEENPFLGVRGARLLLRRPDLLEPQLRALYRTARDGARLSIMFPMITSVPELTALRAICERLRAELEAPDVPIGIMIEVPAAATQSDALARHADFFSIGTNDLTQYVLAIDRQNPELAAEADSLHPAVLRAIRATVEGARTQGRWVGVCGGLAGDPFGAMLLAGLGVDELSMTPNDIPSVKARLRGTALADLQRLANAALDCETAEQVRALDGAGA; the protein is encoded by the coding sequence TTGTCGCCCCTGACCTCCCCCTCTCCCGTCAGCCGGGAACTGATCCGCCTGGACGCGCGGGCACAGGACAAGACCGATGCCATCGCCCAGGTAGCCCAGATGCTGGTCGCCGCCGGCTGCGTGGCGCCGGGCTACGAGGCCAGCATGGGACGCCGCGAAGCGCTGGCGAACACCTTCCTCGGCCATGGCGTGGCCATCCCGCATGGGCTCGGCGAGGACCGCCACCTGGTGCGCCGCGACGGCATCGCGGTGCTGCAGTTGCCGGAAGGCGTGGAATGGAACCCGGGCCAGGTCACCCGCCTGGTGGTTGGCATCGCCGCCCAGTCCGATACCCACATCACCCTGCTGCGCAGGCTGACCCGCCTGATCCAGGACGAGGCCGCGCTGCAGCGGTTGTTCACGACCCACGATGCGAGCGACATCGTCAATGCGCTGGCCAGTGATGTCGCGGTCACCGTCGCCCACGTGCCGGTGGCGGACCTGGCCGAGCGCTTCGACTGGACCATTGCCTACCCCAGCGGACTGCACGCCCGCCCGGCCACGCGCTGGGCCGAGTCGGCGCGGGGTTTCACGGCCCGTGCGCAGGTGCGCGCGGGCGATCAGGTGGCCGATGCCAAGAGTCTGGTGGCGCTGCTGCAGCTCGGGCTTCGCGAGGGCGATGCCGTGAGCGTTTCTGCCGAGGGCGCCGATGCCCCCGCCCTGCTGGCCGCACTGCGCAAGGTCATGAACGGGCTGGTGGCGCAGGAAAAGACCGATGCGGAGCGTGCAGCACAGCGGAAGGCGGCGCCGGTCGCGGGCTGGAATCCGCCCGAAGCGCAGGCGGCGATCGTCGGCATCGGCGCCAGCCCCGGGTTGGCTATCGGCCCGGTGCATGTACTGGCCAGCGCGCAGGCCGATGTTGCCGATCGCCCGGCCCCGCTCGGCGAGGGCGGCGCACGCCTGCAGGATGCACTGGGTCGCACCCGCCAGCAGTTGGCCGCGCTGCAGGACGACACCCAGCGCCGCCTTGGCGCCTCGGATGCAGCAATCTTCAAGGCGCAGGCTGCGCTGCTTGACGACACCGACCTGATTACCCGCACCTGCCAGCTGATGGTTGAAGGCCACGGCGTTGCGTGGTCCTGGCATCAGGCCATCGAGCAGATCGCCTCCGGGCTGGCGGCGCTGGGCAATCCGGTGCTGGCCGGGCGCGCTGCCGACCTGCGCGATGTGGGTCGGCGCGTACTGGCGCAGCTTGACCCCTCTGCGGCCGGCGGCGGCCTGGCCGATCTGCCGACGCAGCCGTGCATCCTGCTTGCCGCCGACCTGTCGCCCTCCGATACCGCCAACCTCGACACCCGCCGCGTGCTCGGCCTCGCCACTGCACTGGGCGGTCCCACCTCACACACCGCAATCCTCTCGCGCACGCTCGGCCTGCCGGCGCTGGTTGCCGGTGGCGCCGAACTGCTGGCGATCCAGGCCGGCCGCGAGGCGATCATCGACGGCAGCATCGGGCGGCTTTACCTGTCCCCCTCCGAGGCAGATCTTGCTTCGGCTCGCGCCTGGATCGCCGAGCAGCAGCAGATCCGCGCGCGTGAAGCCGCACAGCGTGCGCAGCCGGCGCAGACCACCGATGGCCATCGCATCGACATCGGCGCCAACGTGAACCTGCCGGAGCAGGTGCCATTGGCGCTGGAACAGGGCGCGGAAGCTGTTGGCCTGATGCGCACCGAATTCCTGTTCCTCGAACGCGGCAGCACGCCCAGCGAGGATGAGCAGTACGCAACCTACATGGCCATGGCCAAGGCGCTGGACGGCCGTCCGTTGATCGTGCGCGCGCTCGATATCGGTGGCGACAAGCAGGTCGCCCACCTGGAGCTGCCGCACGAGGAAAACCCGTTCCTCGGCGTACGTGGCGCGCGCCTGCTGCTGCGCCGCCCCGACCTGCTGGAGCCGCAGCTGCGTGCGCTGTATCGAACGGCCAGAGACGGTGCACGCCTGTCCATCATGTTCCCGATGATCACCTCGGTGCCGGAGCTGACGGCACTGCGCGCCATCTGCGAGCGCCTGCGCGCCGAACTGGAGGCACCCGACGTGCCGATCGGCATCATGATCGAAGTCCCGGCCGCCGCAACCCAGAGCGATGCGCTGGCCCGCCACGCCGACTTCTTCTCGATCGGTACCAACGACCTGACCCAGTACGTGCTGGCCATCGACCGCCAGAACCCGGAGCTGGCCGCAGAAGCCGACAGCCTGCATCCGGCCGTGCTGCGCGCGATCCGCGCCACGGTGGAAGGTGCACGCACGCAGGGGCGCTGGGTGGGTGTCTGCGGTGGCCTGGCCGGCGATCCGTTCGGTGCGATGCTGCTGGCAGGGCTGGGCGTGGACGAACTGTCGATGACCCCGAACGACATCCCGTCGGTGAAGGCACGCCTGCGCGGCACTGCGCTGGCCGATCTGCAGAGGCTGGCCAATGCCGCGCTGGACTGCGAAACCGCCGAGCAGGTACGCGCCCTCGATGGAGCAGGTGCATGA
- a CDS encoding LacI family DNA-binding transcriptional regulator, protein MSISINDVARVAGVSKSTVSRVLGGGPVSEDVRGRVELAIRQTGYRPNLQARRLRSRHTGIIGLIVADIRNPFFTALIRAVEEVAYREGLRVTLCNTDEDPEREALYLQLMHEERISGLIFAPTRTTVGRLERLTLDYPTVLVDRAAPGGSIDSVVLDNPAAMAGLVEHLVERGYRRIGGLFGSTSTTAAERRDGYLAAMRTHGLQPDYREVEPTAEAAIATVGQWLATPSRPEALVTSNSLLLMGALKAARSAGLAIPEALALAGFDNERWTELVEPGITVIEQPVEEMGRAAMSMLLERLRTPALPVRRLVMTGRCVGRGSTAAR, encoded by the coding sequence ATGAGCATCAGCATCAACGACGTCGCACGCGTGGCGGGGGTCTCCAAATCCACGGTGTCACGGGTGCTCGGCGGCGGTCCGGTCAGCGAGGACGTGCGCGGCAGGGTCGAGCTGGCGATCCGCCAGACCGGCTATCGACCCAACCTGCAGGCCAGGCGACTGCGCTCCCGGCACACCGGCATCATCGGCCTGATCGTCGCGGACATCCGCAATCCCTTCTTCACGGCGCTGATCCGCGCAGTGGAGGAGGTGGCCTATCGCGAAGGATTGCGCGTGACCCTCTGCAACACCGACGAGGACCCGGAGCGGGAGGCGCTGTATCTGCAGTTGATGCACGAAGAGCGCATCAGTGGCCTGATCTTCGCGCCGACCCGGACCACGGTGGGCCGGCTCGAACGGCTCACGCTGGATTATCCAACGGTGCTGGTGGACCGCGCCGCCCCCGGCGGGTCGATCGACAGCGTGGTACTCGACAATCCGGCAGCGATGGCGGGCCTGGTCGAGCATCTGGTCGAGCGCGGCTATCGCCGTATCGGCGGATTGTTCGGCAGCACCAGTACCACGGCGGCCGAGCGTCGCGACGGCTATCTCGCTGCGATGCGCACCCATGGGTTGCAGCCGGACTACCGCGAGGTTGAACCCACGGCCGAAGCCGCCATCGCGACGGTCGGGCAGTGGCTCGCCACGCCATCACGCCCCGAGGCACTGGTGACCAGCAACAGCCTGCTGTTGATGGGGGCATTGAAAGCCGCCCGCAGCGCTGGGCTGGCGATTCCCGAGGCGTTGGCGCTGGCCGGCTTCGACAACGAACGCTGGACCGAACTGGTCGAGCCGGGCATCACCGTGATCGAGCAACCGGTTGAGGAGATGGGGCGGGCCGCGATGTCGATGCTGCTTGAACGCCTGCGCACGCCAGCACTGCCTGTGCGCCGGCTGGTGATGACGGGTCGGTGCGTGGGCAGAGGGTCGACGGCTGCGCGATAG
- a CDS encoding Rap1a/Tai family immunity protein: MKGHQALHARRGMRRLLALGLCALAGSALAGTTQPARTWLVSGAELLTLLQGKGADGFCDGDQCRNLSSARASAYIQGVADASHAQWCGQGRILPHELVDRVASHLRQLPQGKLQQDAAPLVVDGLRAAFPCDRGA; this comes from the coding sequence ATGAAAGGACATCAGGCCCTCCACGCGCGCCGCGGCATGCGTCGGCTCCTCGCACTTGGCCTCTGCGCCCTGGCGGGGTCCGCCCTCGCCGGAACAACGCAACCGGCACGCACCTGGCTTGTCAGTGGCGCCGAACTCCTCACCCTGCTGCAGGGCAAAGGCGCCGACGGCTTCTGCGACGGCGATCAGTGCCGGAACCTGTCCAGCGCTCGCGCCAGCGCCTATATCCAGGGCGTTGCCGATGCCAGCCACGCCCAGTGGTGTGGCCAAGGCCGGATTCTTCCGCACGAGCTGGTTGACCGGGTCGCTTCACATCTTCGACAGCTGCCCCAAGGGAAACTGCAGCAGGATGCTGCACCCTTGGTCGTCGATGGGCTGAGGGCGGCCTTTCCCTGTGATCGAGGGGCATGA
- a CDS encoding GNAT family N-acetyltransferase — protein sequence MKTHTRVASAEDLEQVAMLFDKYRQFYAQPADLPLARQFMHARLSEGDSLVLVAEADGDRLVGFTQLYPLFDSISARPSFVLYDLYVDRPARRTGVARTLMINAVEEARRRGAARIELQTAKDNAAAQALYAGLGWQRDEDFFIFAIHP from the coding sequence GTGAAGACACACACACGAGTGGCGAGCGCGGAAGATCTTGAACAGGTCGCGATGCTGTTCGACAAGTATCGACAGTTCTACGCGCAGCCGGCAGACCTGCCATTGGCAAGGCAATTCATGCATGCACGCCTGTCAGAAGGCGATTCGCTTGTACTGGTGGCCGAGGCAGATGGGGACCGCCTTGTCGGGTTCACCCAGCTGTACCCGCTGTTTGACTCCATCAGCGCACGCCCAAGCTTCGTACTCTATGATCTTTACGTCGACAGACCAGCACGTCGCACTGGTGTTGCCCGCACCCTCATGATCAACGCCGTTGAAGAAGCACGAAGACGCGGCGCAGCGCGCATCGAGCTGCAGACGGCGAAGGACAACGCGGCTGCGCAGGCGCTCTATGCAGGACTCGGATGGCAGCGCGATGAGGATTTCTTCATCTTCGCCATTCATCCTTGA
- a CDS encoding response regulator, whose protein sequence is MQPDMNQRNRYSLLLVEDQLDLVALMGQALEEGGGQVTHAYSVFDALGLLDTQRFDGAVLDVELRDGVVFPVADRLAELGIPYLFVSAVYDQLVPLRHRRATFVAKPFHIERLQEAVQRVMGNDGAPAITH, encoded by the coding sequence ATGCAACCCGATATGAACCAGCGGAATCGATACAGTCTGCTGCTGGTGGAAGACCAACTGGACCTTGTTGCCCTCATGGGACAGGCGCTTGAAGAGGGCGGTGGCCAGGTAACACACGCCTACAGTGTGTTCGATGCATTGGGGCTGCTGGATACGCAGCGATTCGACGGTGCCGTTCTGGATGTGGAGCTTCGTGACGGTGTGGTTTTCCCCGTCGCCGATCGCCTGGCTGAACTCGGCATCCCCTATCTGTTCGTTTCTGCGGTGTACGACCAGCTGGTGCCGCTGCGCCATCGGCGTGCCACCTTTGTTGCCAAGCCTTTCCATATCGAGCGATTGCAGGAGGCTGTGCAGCGTGTGATGGGAAACGACGGCGCACCCGCCATCACTCACTGA